From Acidobacteriota bacterium, the proteins below share one genomic window:
- the msrP gene encoding protein-methionine-sulfoxide reductase catalytic subunit MsrP, whose amino-acid sequence MLIGKSKSLLYSQVTPQMEYLNRRRFLASLLTGGTAAAIGHGLTSPSAYAQTGRKLSGLTKSPFSTSEQMNSFEDITTYNNYYEFGTGKDEPAVYAKNFKTTPWTVSLEGEVAQPKTLDMDAIMKLAPLEERIYRHRCVEGWSIVVPWIGFPLSALLKQVEPTSKAKYIAFQTYFDIKQMPKWRAAGIPLPYVEGLRMDEAMHPLTLLAVGLYGEVLPNQNGAPLRLVVPWKYGFKSIKSIAKIKFVEKQPPTTWNIAISNEYGFYSNVNPKVDHPRWTQAKERRLGEVFRRDTLMFNGYDQVASLYAGMDLKNNY is encoded by the coding sequence ATGTTGATCGGAAAGTCAAAAAGCCTGCTGTACTCTCAGGTAACACCCCAGATGGAATATCTGAACCGACGGAGATTTCTGGCTAGCCTGCTCACCGGTGGCACGGCTGCGGCTATTGGTCATGGATTGACGAGCCCTTCGGCCTACGCGCAAACCGGTCGAAAGCTCAGTGGTCTGACCAAGAGTCCATTCAGCACAAGCGAACAGATGAATTCGTTCGAAGACATCACCACCTACAACAACTATTACGAGTTTGGCACGGGCAAGGACGAGCCGGCGGTGTATGCGAAGAACTTCAAGACCACGCCGTGGACCGTGTCGCTGGAAGGCGAAGTAGCGCAGCCCAAGACGCTGGACATGGACGCCATCATGAAACTGGCGCCACTCGAGGAGCGCATCTATCGGCACCGCTGCGTGGAGGGCTGGTCAATCGTGGTGCCCTGGATCGGCTTCCCGTTGAGCGCGCTGCTCAAGCAGGTGGAGCCGACTTCGAAGGCGAAGTACATCGCCTTCCAGACCTACTTCGACATCAAGCAGATGCCCAAGTGGCGAGCTGCTGGTATTCCGCTTCCCTACGTGGAAGGGCTGCGCATGGATGAGGCGATGCATCCGCTGACCCTGTTGGCCGTTGGACTATATGGCGAAGTGCTGCCCAATCAGAATGGCGCGCCGCTGCGCCTGGTGGTTCCGTGGAAATATGGATTCAAGAGCATCAAGTCAATCGCCAAAATCAAGTTCGTCGAGAAGCAGCCGCCGACTACCTGGAACATCGCCATATCCAACGAGTATGGGTTCTACTCCAATGTGAACCCCAAGGTCGATCATCCGCGCTGGACGCAGGCCAAGGAGCGCCGTCTCGGCGAGGTGTTTCGCCGCGATACGCTGATGTTCAACGGCTACGACCAGGTGGCCTCGCTCTACGCCGGCATGGACTTGAAAAATAATTACTAG
- a CDS encoding D-2-hydroxyacid dehydrogenase yields MNERPIARRKLLWPAIEKIEYVAVPTVEEAVLQRDFPDLEIVIARDMESYLANLSDCEILITWRLKTEHFTRCRKLRYLHSPMAGVTQMMFPALVNSEVMVTNSTTVHATVVAEQTLAMMFAIARRIPSSVRFQERRYWGQEDYWVRPLTPTELSGQTLGIVGFGQIGREIAVRCRALGMKIVALKKNPAQGGDLADHVYGIGEMNSLLAEADYVVLCAPETAENIGLIGAAQLSRMKPTAVLLNVARGSLVVTDDLMAALRAGTIAGAGLDVTDPEPLPADHPLWTAPNVLITPHLGGCTDRFWPRQMALLRDNLQRYLAGRELLNLVDKKKGY; encoded by the coding sequence ATGAACGAGCGTCCCATTGCGCGCCGCAAACTACTTTGGCCGGCTATAGAGAAGATTGAATACGTTGCTGTCCCCACGGTTGAGGAAGCAGTGTTGCAGCGCGATTTTCCCGATCTGGAGATTGTCATCGCGCGGGACATGGAGTCCTACCTCGCCAATCTGTCCGACTGCGAAATTCTCATTACTTGGCGTCTGAAGACTGAGCATTTCACACGCTGCCGAAAGCTCCGGTATCTCCATTCGCCGATGGCTGGGGTGACCCAGATGATGTTCCCCGCGTTGGTCAATAGCGAGGTGATGGTAACCAACTCCACTACGGTGCATGCGACGGTGGTGGCAGAGCAGACTCTGGCCATGATGTTCGCCATCGCCCGGCGCATACCATCGTCGGTGCGCTTTCAGGAGCGCCGCTATTGGGGACAGGAAGATTACTGGGTCCGCCCGTTGACGCCCACTGAACTGAGCGGGCAAACGCTGGGCATCGTCGGCTTTGGCCAGATCGGCAGAGAGATCGCCGTGCGCTGCAGAGCCCTCGGCATGAAGATTGTGGCGCTCAAGAAGAATCCTGCGCAGGGCGGTGATCTTGCCGACCATGTTTATGGAATTGGCGAGATGAACTCACTGCTCGCCGAGGCCGACTATGTTGTGCTGTGCGCGCCTGAAACCGCCGAGAACATCGGCCTGATCGGCGCGGCGCAGCTATCCAGAATGAAGCCAACGGCGGTGCTGCTGAACGTGGCGCGCGGTTCGTTGGTGGTTACCGATGATCTTATGGCCGCGTTGCGAGCGGGAACCATTGCTGGCGCGGGGTTAGATGTTACGGACCCGGAGCCGCTGCCCGCCGATCATCCCTTATGGACTGCGCCCAACGTCCTGATCACGCCGCACCTGGGAGGCTGCACGGACCGGTTTTGGCCGCGCCAGATGGCCTTGCTACGCGACAATCTTCAACGCTATCTGGCAGGCCGGGAGCTGTTGAATCTGGTGGACAAAAAGAAGGGCTACTAG
- a CDS encoding DUF309 domain-containing protein encodes MRLDWWAELTNDLPSTQDAQREQQELIRHGVELFNNEQYFECHEVLEQAWLAAQGPEKLALQGLIQVAVAFHHLRRENFVGAQRLLRAGVSKLAENGSDHLHIRTGELIAAIEPLLLLLRDGTARSDYRRPAIQYFS; translated from the coding sequence TTGCGGCTGGATTGGTGGGCCGAATTGACTAACGATTTGCCGTCCACGCAAGATGCCCAGCGCGAGCAGCAAGAGCTAATCCGGCACGGCGTGGAACTGTTCAACAATGAGCAGTACTTTGAATGCCATGAGGTACTCGAGCAGGCCTGGCTCGCCGCTCAGGGCCCGGAAAAATTGGCGCTGCAGGGACTCATTCAGGTGGCCGTGGCATTTCATCATTTGCGTCGCGAAAACTTCGTCGGTGCCCAACGATTATTACGCGCCGGAGTTAGCAAGCTGGCTGAAAATGGTTCCGATCACTTGCACATTCGGACCGGTGAGTTGATCGCTGCAATAGAACCACTACTACTGTTGCTGCGCGACGGCACAGCTCGCTCGGATTATCGGCGACCGGCGATACAGTACTTTTCCTAA
- a CDS encoding alanine--glyoxylate aminotransferase family protein gives MSPHVHTINFAKRLLMGPGPSEVDPRVYRAMIQPVVGHMDPAFLEILGQLQQMLRDTFRTANTVTLPIPGTGSAGMEAALINFIEPGDEAAVVVGGVFASRMCEILDRCGAKITRIDHAWGTAPDPGQVRKAVAGKKLKLLGIVHSETSTGVCTPLEPLAKIAREAGALMVVDTVSSLGGIALETDAWGLDVVYSGTQKCLACPPGLAPITLSQRALDVLRNRKQPVQSWYLDLSMVEKYWGPERSYHHTPPVNMIFAFHEALRLLLEEGLDKAQARHRRAHLALVAGMEAMGLRMFVNDPAARAATVNTICVPEGIDDAKVRGHLLQRYAIEIAGGLAQLKGRIWRVGLMGLTASPANVLLLLSALDGALAEAGHRFPRGAGAVAAEKVFAAS, from the coding sequence ATGTCTCCGCATGTGCATACCATCAATTTTGCAAAACGCCTGTTAATGGGTCCCGGCCCGAGCGAGGTCGATCCGCGCGTTTATCGTGCCATGATCCAGCCCGTGGTGGGACACATGGATCCCGCGTTTCTGGAAATACTCGGCCAGCTCCAGCAGATGTTGCGCGATACTTTCCGCACGGCCAATACCGTAACTCTGCCCATTCCGGGAACTGGCAGCGCAGGCATGGAGGCTGCGCTGATCAACTTCATCGAGCCAGGCGATGAAGCCGCCGTGGTGGTGGGTGGCGTCTTCGCATCGCGCATGTGCGAAATTCTGGACCGCTGCGGCGCGAAGATCACGCGCATTGACCATGCCTGGGGCACGGCGCCTGATCCGGGGCAGGTGCGCAAGGCCGTCGCTGGCAAGAAGCTCAAGCTGCTGGGGATCGTTCACAGCGAAACCTCCACGGGTGTCTGCACGCCGCTCGAGCCGCTGGCAAAAATCGCGCGCGAGGCCGGGGCGCTGATGGTGGTGGACACCGTCTCCTCGCTCGGTGGAATCGCGTTGGAGACCGACGCCTGGGGCCTTGATGTGGTTTATAGCGGCACGCAGAAGTGTCTGGCGTGTCCTCCGGGACTAGCGCCCATCACGCTGAGCCAGCGCGCGCTGGACGTTTTGCGCAATCGCAAGCAGCCCGTGCAGAGCTGGTATCTGGACCTGAGCATGGTTGAGAAATATTGGGGCCCAGAGCGCAGCTATCACCACACGCCGCCGGTCAACATGATCTTCGCATTCCATGAGGCGCTGCGCTTGCTGCTGGAAGAAGGTCTCGATAAGGCCCAAGCTCGCCATCGCCGCGCACATCTCGCGCTGGTGGCCGGCATGGAGGCGATGGGCCTGCGGATGTTCGTAAATGATCCCGCCGCGCGGGCCGCCACGGTCAACACCATCTGCGTTCCCGAGGGGATTGATGACGCCAAAGTGCGCGGCCATCTGCTGCAGCGCTACGCCATCGAGATTGCCGGCGGGTTGGCGCAACTGAAGGGAAGAATCTGGCGCGTCGGCCTGATGGGACTCACCGCCAGCCCTGCCAATGTGCTGCTATTGTTAAGCGCGCTGGACGGCGCGCTTGCCGAAGCCGGCCACAGGTTCCCGCGCGGCGCTGGAGCCGTGGCGGCGGAGAAGGTATTCGCCGCTTCGTAG
- a CDS encoding TonB-dependent receptor: protein MGKLRLYTIHVLALALLLTPPLRAQVGGKLEGVITDSSKSVVPGAMVTATNTETGIARESTTNAQGRFVFNALPPARYDIAASMTGFKTTLRQSITVSIGGDAIIDLTLEVGTVAEQVTVTSEAPLIETRSATVGGVVEEKTIREIPLNGRSFSNLMVLEPGVIFTRAARPSTTAGTGEKMSLGGARPQQISFLLDGADMMGKDGTTPAGASGMMLGVDTIQEFRVSSSAFGAEYGRNAGGVVSAVTKSGTNTFHGTAFHFLRNDNLDAAQWEDNAFGRQQPEFKRNQFGFTLGGPILRDKTFFFGSFEGVRERLGNTSTNVVPNTAVRAGAVAASIRPYLAIYPLPNVAGSEERLGGGVGQYSWAGSTNTNQDDFLARVDHQLTNNDSLSGRVYFDDGARTNPTSLGLLGNIQDSRIQSYLANYKRIFGASVVNDFRIAYTRTRLTADDLIPGALNALEYISGRGFGILNPGSGIQGISTGGTNPAYWTQNIFEYIDDMALTNGSHTVKLGGLAKRIQFNGFSAARFRGQYDFRTLTEFLAGDPNQYEAANVFAGPRGLRQWMIGMYMTDEWRVTPRLTMNIGLRYEFVNSPTEVAGRIANLRNQLDPDVTVGNPYFLNPSLKNLAPRFGIVFDPIGDGKTSIRGGFGIYHDQLLQLNYRVGAFRVLPFQQRFLVVRPPGAAVSGIPFPNAGDNLLSQPPALHDSNVQIDITHWNPHQPYAMQFNLTMQRQVASNVSVMLGYLGSQTRNNARNVNWNTSLPTAIINGEKCWSVAGSACFTGAATPRRNRNFSAVLQREFDSNSNYNSLQAQITKRSDKGLTFSFVYQLSRTMDEISGLGGSTDFENITSFAMDPEDRGRDYSRAAFDIRNYLTVNGSYAIPLKPLSGVANKILGGWRISSLLNYSSGEPFTVVNAFDRAGNNTRIFGNQERPSVAPGASNNPTSGTTAGCTFVGGIAGPYNPAATTNSVVPGQALGTPYLWYDPCAFQLQSSGVLGNLGRNTVQGPNLLGWDLAMLKDFTISESSRVEFRWELFNILNRPNFGSPNFNVFQNPTSVTPGATSSQISSTRTSARQMQFALKYIF, encoded by the coding sequence TACCGCCACCAACACCGAAACCGGCATCGCCCGCGAGTCCACCACCAATGCCCAAGGACGATTCGTGTTCAATGCGTTGCCACCAGCGCGCTATGACATCGCGGCATCAATGACCGGCTTCAAAACTACACTTCGCCAGAGCATCACCGTGAGTATCGGCGGTGATGCAATCATCGATCTAACACTAGAAGTGGGAACCGTTGCCGAGCAGGTTACCGTAACCAGCGAAGCCCCGCTCATCGAAACGAGATCCGCCACTGTCGGCGGCGTGGTGGAAGAGAAAACCATCCGCGAGATTCCTCTCAATGGCCGCAGCTTTTCCAACCTGATGGTCCTCGAACCCGGCGTGATCTTTACGCGCGCGGCGCGGCCCTCGACCACCGCCGGCACCGGAGAAAAGATGTCGCTCGGCGGCGCGCGCCCACAGCAGATCAGCTTCCTGCTCGATGGCGCGGACATGATGGGCAAGGATGGAACCACGCCTGCTGGCGCGTCAGGCATGATGCTTGGCGTCGACACCATTCAAGAGTTCCGTGTTTCTTCCAGCGCCTTTGGCGCGGAGTACGGTCGCAACGCCGGCGGCGTGGTCAGCGCGGTGACCAAATCCGGCACGAATACCTTTCACGGCACCGCGTTCCACTTCCTGCGCAACGACAATCTCGACGCCGCACAGTGGGAGGACAACGCCTTCGGCCGTCAACAGCCCGAGTTCAAGCGCAACCAGTTCGGCTTCACCCTCGGCGGACCGATCCTCCGCGACAAGACTTTCTTTTTTGGGAGCTTTGAAGGAGTTCGTGAGAGGCTGGGCAACACGTCCACCAATGTTGTTCCCAATACAGCCGTGCGGGCGGGAGCGGTGGCGGCCAGCATACGCCCCTATCTGGCGATCTATCCGCTGCCCAATGTGGCCGGTTCCGAGGAGCGGCTTGGCGGAGGCGTGGGACAGTACTCCTGGGCAGGCTCCACCAATACGAATCAGGATGACTTCCTGGCGCGCGTGGATCATCAGTTGACCAATAACGATTCTCTCAGCGGACGTGTTTATTTTGACGACGGCGCCCGCACCAATCCCACCAGCCTCGGGCTGCTGGGCAATATTCAGGACTCGCGTATTCAAAGCTATCTGGCGAACTACAAGCGCATCTTCGGCGCCAGCGTGGTGAATGATTTTCGCATCGCCTACACACGGACACGGCTGACCGCGGATGATTTGATACCCGGGGCATTGAACGCGCTGGAGTATATTTCGGGACGCGGTTTCGGCATTCTCAATCCCGGCAGCGGAATTCAGGGCATCTCGACGGGCGGCACCAACCCGGCCTATTGGACGCAAAATATATTCGAGTATATTGACGACATGGCGCTCACCAACGGCTCGCACACGGTGAAGCTGGGTGGCCTGGCCAAGCGCATTCAGTTCAACGGATTTTCCGCCGCGCGATTCCGCGGCCAATATGATTTCCGCACACTCACCGAATTTCTCGCCGGCGATCCGAATCAATACGAGGCCGCCAACGTGTTTGCCGGTCCGCGCGGACTGCGCCAGTGGATGATCGGTATGTACATGACCGATGAGTGGCGCGTCACTCCTCGCCTGACCATGAATATCGGCCTGCGCTATGAGTTTGTGAATTCGCCGACCGAAGTTGCCGGACGCATCGCCAACCTGCGCAACCAACTCGATCCGGATGTGACTGTCGGGAACCCCTATTTCCTGAACCCATCGCTGAAGAACCTGGCCCCGCGCTTCGGAATTGTTTTTGATCCCATCGGCGATGGCAAGACCTCGATCCGCGGCGGATTCGGCATCTATCATGACCAGCTCTTGCAACTGAACTATCGCGTGGGCGCCTTCCGTGTGCTGCCGTTCCAGCAGCGGTTCCTGGTGGTTCGACCGCCGGGCGCGGCCGTATCCGGCATTCCATTTCCCAATGCCGGAGACAACCTCCTGTCGCAGCCTCCCGCGCTGCATGACAGCAACGTGCAGATCGACATCACTCATTGGAATCCGCACCAGCCTTACGCCATGCAATTCAATCTGACGATGCAGCGGCAGGTAGCGTCGAACGTTTCCGTCATGCTCGGCTACCTGGGCTCACAGACGCGCAACAACGCGCGCAACGTGAACTGGAACACTTCGCTGCCGACCGCCATCATCAATGGCGAGAAGTGCTGGTCGGTCGCAGGATCAGCGTGCTTCACGGGCGCCGCTACGCCTCGCAGGAACAGGAATTTCTCCGCCGTGCTGCAGCGCGAGTTCGACTCCAACTCTAATTACAATTCGCTCCAGGCACAGATCACCAAGCGCTCGGACAAAGGTTTGACCTTCAGTTTCGTCTACCAGCTCTCGCGCACCATGGACGAAATCTCCGGACTCGGCGGCAGCACCGACTTCGAGAACATCACCAGCTTCGCGATGGACCCGGAAGATCGCGGCCGCGATTACAGCCGCGCCGCATTTGATATTCGCAATTACCTCACCGTCAACGGCTCGTACGCGATTCCGCTGAAGCCACTCTCCGGCGTGGCCAACAAGATTCTTGGCGGCTGGAGAATCAGCAGCCTGCTGAACTACTCCTCCGGCGAGCCGTTCACGGTGGTGAATGCTTTTGACCGCGCGGGCAACAACACGCGCATCTTCGGCAATCAGGAGCGGCCCAGCGTTGCGCCGGGGGCTTCCAATAATCCTACCAGCGGCACGACGGCGGGATGCACCTTCGTCGGCGGTATTGCTGGTCCTTATAATCCCGCCGCCACCACGAACTCCGTAGTGCCCGGCCAGGCGTTGGGCACGCCATATCTCTGGTATGATCCCTGCGCCTTCCAGCTCCAGTCTTCCGGCGTATTGGGCAATCTGGGCAGAAATACTGTGCAAGGCCCGAACTTGTTGGGGTGGGATTTAGCAATGCTGAAGGACTTCACGATTAGCGAAAGCAGTCGCGTGGAGTTTCGCTGGGAGCTATTTAACATTTTGAACCGGCCCAACTTCGGCAGCCCGAACTTCAACGTATTTCAAAACCCCACATCCGTTACGCCTGGCGCCACAAGTTCCCAGATTTCTTCCACCAGAACTTCCGCGCGGCAGATGCAGTTCGCCTTGAAGTACATTTTCTAG